From one Halostagnicola larsenii XH-48 genomic stretch:
- a CDS encoding NAD-dependent epimerase/dehydratase family protein, which yields MTKTAAVTGATGFLGTHLCERLLADGWTVRGLSRPTSDRGDLEAPVEWYVGDLFDDATLRSLVDGTDAVFHLAGIGLWSGDAATVERVNADGTSRLIDACRHGETSAGKLVFTSTAGTRRPSTEGDIADETDYAPPVGAYQSSKAEAEVLVDNYASTVGEAVTVHPTSIFGPGDETFTAQLLAMATDPTMFVYLPGGLSIVGVTDVVDGIVAAYERGENGGHYILGGENLTLEQAISRIAHCTGGHRAPLEVPSAAIHAAGPVAETVGAVAGVRMFPFDRDMARLATKRLYYTSRKARDELGYDYEPLEEHVPNAMAWYRSL from the coding sequence ATGACGAAAACGGCCGCAGTCACGGGTGCGACGGGCTTTCTCGGGACCCACCTCTGCGAGCGACTCCTCGCTGACGGCTGGACGGTTCGCGGGCTCTCGCGACCGACATCGGATCGAGGGGACCTCGAGGCACCCGTCGAATGGTACGTCGGTGACCTGTTCGACGACGCGACACTTCGCTCGCTCGTCGACGGAACGGACGCCGTCTTCCACTTAGCCGGCATCGGCCTCTGGAGCGGCGACGCGGCGACGGTCGAGCGGGTCAACGCGGATGGAACGAGCCGACTCATCGATGCGTGTCGACACGGGGAGACGTCGGCGGGCAAACTCGTGTTCACGAGCACGGCCGGAACCAGACGGCCGTCGACCGAGGGCGACATCGCGGACGAAACCGATTACGCCCCGCCCGTAGGCGCCTATCAGTCCTCGAAAGCCGAGGCGGAAGTGCTCGTGGACAACTACGCGAGCACCGTCGGCGAGGCCGTTACCGTCCATCCGACCTCGATATTCGGCCCCGGCGACGAGACGTTCACCGCACAGCTGCTCGCGATGGCGACCGATCCGACGATGTTCGTCTACCTCCCCGGCGGGCTGAGCATCGTCGGGGTGACGGACGTCGTCGACGGCATCGTGGCCGCGTACGAACGCGGCGAAAACGGCGGGCACTACATCCTGGGGGGCGAGAACCTCACGCTCGAGCAGGCGATCTCCCGTATCGCACACTGTACGGGTGGCCATCGTGCACCCCTCGAGGTACCGTCGGCGGCGATTCACGCCGCCGGTCCCGTGGCCGAGACGGTCGGTGCGGTCGCTGGCGTGAGAATGTTCCCCTTCGACCGAGATATGGCCCGCCTGGCGACCAAGCGCCTGTACTACACCTCGAGAAAGGCCCGTGACGAGCTCGGATACGACTACGAACCGCTCGAGGAACACGTTCCAAACGCGATGGCGTGGTATCGGTCCTTGTAA
- a CDS encoding DUF362 domain-containing protein, translated as MSEARSLTVIGESVERGRHGAGVSVAGDGVTTGVSRSGPRGSHWTSDIDTRMARLEQPVRDLIGPVDDSLAEADEITIVPDVHYPFHPSTGMVTDPAVIGAVTTYLGGETSSNLVVAGSSDDSIDFDRTAAYLGYTAIEERFDCRLHDLSTERDSRITVSLPDRSETIELSVPDSLLENPVVVVPTLRPVEAGPVAGVMRTLGCHVESGVEGREISAALRARAAVNAIDPDLSILDATTAFAGEPFAAETLFTGEAIALDTIGTTLLGRDVNDDEALSAELGPGTSSVRVSGCDFDSLRNRVPSGGLPPRTSTHPAVSVAYGLYAMVSGDAVPPQLEVDR; from the coding sequence ATGAGCGAGGCTCGCTCGTTGACGGTCATCGGCGAGTCCGTCGAACGGGGCCGTCACGGGGCCGGCGTCAGTGTCGCTGGAGACGGGGTGACGACGGGGGTATCCCGATCTGGACCGCGCGGATCCCACTGGACGTCGGACATCGATACACGAATGGCCCGACTCGAGCAACCAGTTCGGGACCTGATCGGCCCGGTCGACGACTCGCTGGCCGAGGCCGACGAGATAACCATCGTTCCCGACGTTCACTACCCGTTTCACCCCTCGACGGGCATGGTTACGGACCCCGCCGTCATTGGTGCGGTCACAACCTATCTCGGCGGCGAGACTTCGAGCAACCTCGTAGTCGCCGGTTCGAGCGACGACTCGATCGATTTCGACCGAACGGCCGCCTATCTCGGCTATACGGCGATCGAGGAACGCTTCGACTGCCGGTTGCACGATCTTTCGACCGAGCGGGACTCCCGGATCACCGTTTCCCTTCCCGACCGGTCGGAGACCATCGAGCTTTCGGTTCCGGACTCGCTGCTCGAGAACCCGGTCGTGGTCGTTCCGACGCTCCGTCCCGTCGAAGCGGGACCGGTCGCCGGCGTCATGCGGACGCTCGGCTGCCACGTCGAATCCGGCGTCGAAGGCCGGGAGATTTCGGCGGCACTTCGAGCCCGTGCGGCAGTGAACGCGATCGACCCTGACCTGTCGATTCTCGACGCGACGACGGCGTTCGCCGGGGAACCGTTCGCTGCGGAGACACTGTTTACGGGCGAGGCGATCGCGCTCGATACGATCGGTACGACACTGCTCGGACGCGACGTCAACGACGACGAGGCGCTATCGGCAGAACTCGGGCCGGGCACGTCGTCAGTTCGAGTCTCCGGCTGTGATTTCGATTCCCTCCGGAATCGCGTTCCGTCGGGCGGGTTGCCGCCGCGGACCTCGACCCACCCCGCCGTTTCGGTCGCCTACGGGCTGTACGCGATGGTGAGCGGCGACGCCGTTCCACCCCAGCTCGAGGTGGACCGATGA
- a CDS encoding Gfo/Idh/MocA family protein, translated as MRDFIRRRLSGSDSLRLGVLGVGNIGTVHLKSALAMSGVDVVAAADTIPENRDKADAAGATRVYDDYTTLLEAETLDAVVVALPPFLHRDAVETAANVGVDVFVEKPFARSTAEADEMLEAAADAGIRVGVDHTLRYQPDLVGLKGAYEDGAVGHVPHASMVRVNDGPLGRPPVEAAPPAWPLDPEATGGGSLMELGVHCFDYLEWTFGPLEIRDAMVDSTLDVPVEDAATILLEASETGTAITLHCGSYQWEELPEVNTNVRLEGITGTIESAEYVPSNFYGSAALSAISNVLSRFTGGEPDVYGPTFYLQAHYDALEDFVASIRADETPPVTGEDGRRTLEMVETAYEFADDDRVETDALEVVS; from the coding sequence ATGCGCGATTTCATTCGACGCCGATTATCGGGCTCCGATTCGCTTCGCCTCGGAGTGCTGGGAGTCGGCAACATTGGCACTGTACACCTCAAGTCGGCGCTCGCGATGTCGGGCGTCGACGTCGTCGCGGCCGCCGATACGATACCGGAAAATCGAGACAAGGCCGACGCCGCGGGTGCGACCCGCGTGTACGACGACTACACTACGCTGCTTGAGGCGGAAACGCTCGATGCGGTAGTCGTCGCGTTGCCGCCGTTCCTTCACCGGGACGCGGTCGAAACCGCGGCGAACGTCGGCGTCGACGTCTTCGTCGAAAAACCGTTCGCCCGATCGACGGCGGAGGCCGACGAGATGCTCGAGGCGGCCGCGGACGCCGGGATCCGCGTCGGCGTCGATCACACGTTGCGCTACCAACCCGACCTCGTTGGACTCAAAGGGGCCTACGAGGACGGCGCGGTGGGCCACGTTCCGCACGCATCGATGGTTCGCGTGAACGACGGTCCGCTGGGTCGGCCGCCAGTCGAAGCGGCTCCGCCCGCCTGGCCGCTCGATCCCGAGGCCACCGGCGGCGGGTCGCTGATGGAACTGGGCGTCCACTGTTTCGACTACCTCGAGTGGACGTTCGGGCCGCTCGAGATCCGGGATGCGATGGTCGATTCGACGCTCGATGTTCCCGTTGAGGACGCAGCGACCATCCTTCTCGAGGCCTCGGAGACGGGGACTGCCATCACGCTGCACTGTGGCTCCTACCAGTGGGAGGAACTGCCGGAAGTGAACACCAACGTTCGCCTCGAGGGGATCACGGGAACGATCGAAAGCGCGGAGTACGTCCCGTCGAACTTCTACGGGAGCGCCGCGCTCTCGGCAATATCGAACGTTCTGAGCCGCTTCACCGGCGGCGAACCGGACGTCTACGGCCCGACGTTCTATCTGCAGGCCCACTACGACGCCCTCGAGGACTTCGTGGCGTCGATCCGCGCGGACGAGACCCCGCCTGTAACCGGTGAGGACGGCCGGCGGACCCTCGAAATGGTCGAGACGGCGTACGAATTCGCAGACGACGACCGTGTGGAAACCGACGCCCTGGAGGTGGTTTCATGA
- a CDS encoding polysaccharide deacetylase family protein: MGTVVISLDAELGWGFHDLESPPQHRVESGRSGWQAMLDSLAEYDIPATWAVVGHLMLESCDGEHADHPAPAGWFERERTAWRDRPDLRFGRDLVEGILEAEPDHEFASHSFSHVLFDDPATSRSLADAEIARSVEIAAEWGQTVDSFIYPRNAVGHRDVLAEHGITAYRGRSPTADGARGVVDSVLTDRSMLVEPSIDEYGLVNIPASLFCFGFEGSARTIAESVWADPMVVVARRGIDQAAHGDGVFHMWLHPNNLTHERDDRRMRAILEYVDRRRRETDLTVETMGDIASRFRESAPIAQPSPAAYSQSGP; encoded by the coding sequence ATGGGAACGGTCGTAATCTCGCTCGACGCGGAGCTCGGCTGGGGGTTCCACGACCTCGAGTCCCCGCCTCAGCATCGCGTCGAATCCGGTCGAAGCGGCTGGCAGGCGATGCTCGATTCGCTCGCCGAATACGATATTCCGGCGACCTGGGCGGTCGTCGGCCACCTGATGCTCGAGTCCTGTGACGGCGAACACGCCGATCACCCCGCACCGGCGGGCTGGTTCGAGCGCGAACGGACTGCGTGGCGCGATCGTCCCGACCTCCGGTTCGGGAGGGACCTCGTCGAGGGAATTCTCGAGGCCGAACCCGACCACGAGTTCGCGAGTCACTCGTTTTCGCACGTCTTGTTCGACGATCCGGCTACCTCAAGGTCGCTCGCCGACGCGGAGATCGCTCGAAGCGTCGAGATCGCAGCCGAGTGGGGCCAGACCGTCGATTCGTTTATCTACCCGCGAAACGCCGTCGGTCATCGGGACGTGCTGGCAGAGCACGGAATCACCGCCTACCGAGGGCGATCACCGACGGCCGACGGGGCTCGCGGCGTCGTCGATTCGGTGCTCACGGACAGATCCATGCTGGTGGAACCCTCGATCGACGAGTACGGACTGGTAAACATCCCGGCCTCGTTGTTTTGTTTCGGCTTCGAAGGCTCCGCCAGGACGATCGCCGAGTCGGTGTGGGCTGACCCGATGGTCGTCGTCGCCAGACGCGGTATCGATCAGGCGGCCCACGGCGATGGCGTCTTCCACATGTGGCTTCATCCGAATAACCTTACACACGAGCGCGACGACCGACGGATGCGGGCGATCCTCGAGTACGTCGATCGGCGTCGCCGCGAGACGGACCTGACTGTCGAAACCATGGGCGACATCGCGAGCCGGTTTCGTGAGTCAGCGCCGATAGCCCAACCCAGTCCCGCAGCGTATTCGCAGTCGGGTCCGTAA
- a CDS encoding alkaline phosphatase family protein encodes MSGHTPTSQRAFVLGLDGVPWRLIERWTDDGELPNFERMRTEGAAGTLESTRPPTTPLAWPSIATGVWPDKHGIYGFQNLSSSYSHEMYTSRDCKQPPLWEQLSPAHVGNVPLTYPATEIDGTMVTGMMTPSTENEFTHPPEFGDEVTRRIPDYQISLNYPEYADRLDEFEIAVNDILEKRRSLMRLQMERAEDWQLFFFVYTAPDRFQHLVWDMDMLLAHYKKLDDMLGEVMDYTDEHDADLYVVSDHGFGRIDELVYVNHILEEAGYLYRKEDEGTRGALASLGISRSNVRQVLNRVGISEEMLVQTLPRTLVDSVAQQIPGEHALYDVDYERTVAFVHDAGNCYINDTERFEKGIVEPADVPALKAELMDLFESVTTESGEHVLRVFDGDDLFPNDPESPNFIVNGKDGYESRNSITDEPFGDTGVTAASHRSTGIMLCRGPSIEPGGELRGARVVDVAPTLLHGIGEPVPANADGRVLFDAFRDDATASRTKVERSDVTRSTNGEAVDDDFTDVEDRLKGLGYME; translated from the coding sequence ATGAGCGGACACACTCCGACATCTCAGCGAGCGTTCGTACTCGGTCTCGACGGCGTTCCGTGGAGACTCATCGAACGATGGACAGACGACGGCGAGTTACCCAACTTCGAGCGGATGCGCACGGAGGGCGCGGCGGGGACCCTCGAGAGCACCCGTCCCCCGACGACGCCGCTCGCATGGCCCTCGATCGCAACCGGCGTCTGGCCCGACAAACACGGCATTTACGGCTTTCAGAACCTCTCGAGTTCGTACTCTCACGAAATGTATACGAGTCGGGACTGCAAACAACCGCCACTCTGGGAGCAACTGTCGCCGGCCCACGTTGGTAACGTTCCGTTGACGTACCCAGCGACCGAAATCGACGGGACGATGGTGACGGGGATGATGACGCCGTCGACCGAGAACGAATTTACGCACCCGCCGGAGTTCGGCGACGAGGTCACGCGCCGCATTCCCGACTACCAAATCAGCCTCAACTATCCGGAGTACGCCGACCGACTCGACGAGTTCGAAATCGCCGTCAACGACATCCTCGAGAAACGGCGTTCTCTCATGCGCCTCCAGATGGAACGCGCCGAGGACTGGCAGCTGTTCTTTTTCGTGTACACGGCACCCGATCGGTTCCAGCACCTCGTCTGGGACATGGACATGCTGCTTGCCCACTACAAGAAACTCGACGACATGCTCGGGGAGGTGATGGACTACACGGACGAACACGACGCTGATCTCTACGTCGTCTCCGATCACGGCTTCGGTCGGATCGACGAACTCGTCTACGTCAACCACATCCTCGAGGAGGCGGGCTATCTCTACAGGAAGGAAGACGAGGGCACTCGAGGCGCGCTCGCGAGTCTGGGTATCTCCCGGAGCAACGTCAGGCAGGTGCTCAATCGGGTCGGTATCTCCGAAGAGATGCTCGTCCAGACGCTCCCGCGGACGCTCGTCGATTCCGTCGCCCAGCAGATCCCGGGCGAACACGCGCTATACGACGTCGACTACGAGCGGACCGTCGCGTTCGTCCACGACGCCGGAAACTGTTACATCAACGATACCGAGCGGTTCGAAAAGGGCATCGTCGAGCCGGCCGACGTCCCCGCGTTGAAAGCGGAATTGATGGACCTCTTCGAATCGGTCACTACCGAGAGCGGTGAACACGTACTCCGCGTCTTCGACGGCGACGATCTGTTCCCCAACGACCCCGAATCGCCGAACTTCATCGTCAACGGAAAAGACGGCTACGAATCGCGAAACTCGATCACCGACGAACCCTTCGGCGACACCGGGGTGACGGCTGCGAGCCACCGAAGTACGGGTATCATGCTCTGTCGCGGGCCGTCGATCGAACCCGGCGGCGAACTCCGGGGCGCGCGCGTCGTCGACGTCGCCCCGACGCTTCTCCACGGAATCGGCGAACCCGTCCCCGCGAACGCGGACGGACGAGTGCTCTTCGATGCGTTCCGCGACGATGCGACGGCATCTCGGACCAAAGTAGAGCGCTCCGACGTGACGCGCTCGACGAACGGCGAGGCGGTCGACGACGACTTTACCGACGTCGAGGACCGTCTCAAGGGCCTGGGATACATGGAGTGA
- a CDS encoding helix-turn-helix domain-containing protein — MSNQRDIRADGGILRDEDSGGHETDSPLGIDLPEDSLFTLEEYLEMYDVASSEPAFSILCALSEAERLSAGELSDALDRDGNELHYYLRKLKRCALVRNRRDPNTGTEDPYSYYVLTNLGETILTYGIKTGIEKLVEEEATITDEYEN, encoded by the coding sequence ATGAGCAATCAACGCGATATTCGAGCCGACGGCGGCATCCTCCGGGACGAAGATAGCGGGGGCCACGAGACGGACTCGCCTCTCGGCATCGATCTCCCCGAGGACAGTCTCTTCACCCTCGAGGAGTACCTCGAGATGTACGACGTCGCATCCTCGGAACCGGCGTTTAGTATCCTCTGTGCGTTGAGCGAGGCGGAACGTCTCAGCGCCGGCGAACTCTCCGACGCGCTCGATCGCGACGGCAACGAGCTTCACTACTATCTCCGAAAGCTCAAACGATGCGCGCTCGTTCGAAATCGACGGGACCCGAATACGGGGACCGAAGATCCGTACTCGTACTACGTGCTCACCAATCTCGGCGAAACGATCCTTACCTACGGGATCAAAACCGGAATCGAAAAACTGGTAGAGGAGGAGGCGACGATCACCGACGAGTACGAGAACTAG